The sequence ACGCGCATCCAGTACCCTGGCGCCCCAGGACCGGGCGGGCCGGCTATCGTGGGCACTATGATCGAGGCCGACGGCGGCCCCTACGACCCAGACGCCTTCACGCGCGTCAACCGTGGCTTTTATCACACCGATGCCCTCGCCGATGATGCGGCGGATGTCGCGACCCTCGCATTCTACAATTTCGAGATGGTCGAAGCCCGTCACCGTAGCCTCGATGTTGGCTTTTTTGCGCTGAAGGATTGGGGGATTCCGGACTTCTGCCAGCTCATTTTGATTACGACGCCCGAGCGCTTAGATGCGCAGCAAGAGACGTTTGCGCGGTTTCTGCGCGTGCTGCGGCGTGGGATCGATGTGGTACACCAGCGCCCAGAGGAGGCCCGCCAGATCTACTTCACGCGTACCGACACCGATCCAGACGACACGCTGATGCGTGCAATTTTTGAGGCTACAGTGCCGTGCTTTACGCACGACTTCAGCATGACAACGCGCTACTACGAACAACTCGAAGCCTGGCTGGTCCGCCGCGGACTCATCGACGCTCCCCAGCAGCCGCTGACCTACTGGACGAACGTGCTCGCCCTTCCCGACCCGGCCCGCGCGATGGCTCACTGACCACAGCCCAGGCCCTGGAAAAACAAGGCCTGACGCAGGGTGACCTCCGGTTGCCTGTCACTGCTCCCCATCATAAACATTGATTATTCGTTGTAATGCGTCCGCGTGGTTATAAATATCATCCAGCGAATCAATGGGAACGCGCTCTTCGTCCTTGTTCTCGTCAAAAAGTCCGATGTAGTTCTGTGATCGGTTAAAGTGCAAACGACAAATCGGTTGACGGTTATTGTCATCGAGGAGAACGCCAAAATATGTTTTCACATCACGAGGAGTCACGCGGTCAACATCAACGACCTCTCGCATGATGGCACGAACAATGCGAAAGCCCTCCATTTCTTCCTCAGTCGTCACGACATCATCATTGATCTCTACGACACCTTCAGGAAGCGTATCTCTCCCTTCCACCTCGGACGGGCTCCTTTCAGTAGGCTGAAGGTTTACCGCGACGCTTGCCTCCTCTTCTTCCAGAGCAGACTTCAGGCGGCCACTGACCTTATCGTGTACAAGTTGATGAAGCGACTTCTGCACGATACCTTGGAATTGTTCGCGTACGGCTTGCGTCACCCGCCCATCGTATACCTGCTTTGCCATGAAGTGAACAAAATCATCTTCAGGACGCCTCCACTGTTGGTCGAG comes from Salisaeta longa DSM 21114 and encodes:
- a CDS encoding ABC transporter substrate-binding protein, with amino-acid sequence MTSLRLGLEWFLNPDHTPLLVAQAHGWFEAAGIDLTLIEPEEHLDAVDAIAEGAMDLAITEPLHLAEDCADGHSAVGITRFLHTNGGVMYRTDTGISRPRDMAGTRIQYPGAPGPGGPAIVGTMIEADGGPYDPDAFTRVNRGFYHTDALADDAADVATLAFYNFEMVEARHRSLDVGFFALKDWGIPDFCQLILITTPERLDAQQETFARFLRVLRRGIDVVHQRPEEARQIYFTRTDTDPDDTLMRAIFEATVPCFTHDFSMTTRYYEQLEAWLVRRGLIDAPQQPLTYWTNVLALPDPARAMAH
- a CDS encoding type I restriction endonuclease, which encodes MDFIEQIEALSARVHEQRDHLNTEEATKNALVMPFIRALGYDVFNPREVVPEFTADFANKKGEKVDYAIRRDDALVMLFECKKAGAELSTDHAGQLFRYFHMTKARIGVLTNGVNYKFFSDLEEENKMDQRPFLELSLGKYTEQHVEELKRLRKSTFDLREMLEAAHDLKYRKALRNYLDQQWRRPEDDFVHFMAKQVYDGRVTQAVREQFQGIVQKSLHQLVHDKVSGRLKSALEEEEASVAVNLQPTERSPSEVEGRDTLPEGVVEINDDVVTTEEEMEGFRIVRAIMREVVDVDRVTPRDVKTYFGVLLDDNNRQPICRLHFNRSQNYIGLFDENKDEERVPIDSLDDIYNHADALQRIINVYDGEQ